Proteins co-encoded in one Flavobacteriales bacterium TMED191 genomic window:
- a CDS encoding iron ABC transporter permease, producing the protein MPIIFILIETIKINNFNFFSIFSEYLIETFQLVVYTCILSIILAVIPAWIITFYKIKYQNIFELLLILPLSIPGYIMAFTYSDILGFNGYFDIFLQTYFKQKMNLDVLSIEWLAVFLALSLYPYVYLTTRIVFKKISNTYLNVSLNLGVSQFKTFFKITLPLSISAILSGTLLVMMEVLNDYGAVNYFGIKTFSVGIFKYWFSMDDKASAIILSFFLLVIVILLIIVSKIIKKNDNKIKHHIKESPNINKRILENKFYKITVYYLISIPIFFGLIIPLTFIINNVRVNFHKYEWLELGNVFLNSFYVAFISSIIITITAFFILCVKRYTNSKNIKIATSFLSTGYAIPGAIIGLSVMLIIQYLNPNLNFLMGTISLLIYAYIFRFIAVAIFPLESSFQQQPMKFDQLGKTLNLTTFEIFKKINFPLSKFAIISSFLLVFIDVFKELPLTLILRPFNYETLATQAYQYAHEEMLSYSSIYSICIIIVCSIVIIISKKNLKSVKS; encoded by the coding sequence TGCCTATAATATTTATTTTAATTGAAACAATTAAAATAAATAACTTTAATTTCTTTTCAATATTCTCGGAATATCTTATAGAAACTTTTCAGCTAGTAGTATACACATGCATTTTATCAATAATACTTGCTGTAATTCCAGCCTGGATAATTACCTTTTACAAAATAAAGTACCAAAATATTTTTGAATTACTATTAATTCTTCCACTATCAATTCCAGGATATATTATGGCATTCACTTATTCAGATATATTAGGATTTAATGGTTATTTTGATATTTTTTTGCAGACTTATTTTAAACAAAAAATGAACCTAGATGTACTATCAATCGAGTGGCTTGCAGTATTCCTTGCACTTTCACTTTATCCATACGTCTATTTAACTACAAGAATTGTATTCAAAAAAATCAGCAACACATATCTTAATGTGTCTTTAAACTTAGGAGTATCTCAGTTTAAAACATTTTTCAAAATTACTCTACCATTATCAATATCAGCAATTTTGTCAGGTACACTTTTGGTTATGATGGAAGTTCTTAATGATTATGGAGCTGTTAATTATTTTGGAATTAAAACTTTTTCTGTAGGAATTTTTAAATATTGGTTTTCAATGGATGATAAAGCATCGGCTATTATTTTGTCATTTTTTTTATTAGTAATAGTAATTTTATTAATTATAGTTTCAAAAATTATTAAAAAAAATGATAACAAAATAAAACATCACATCAAAGAATCTCCAAACATTAATAAAAGAATCTTAGAAAATAAATTTTATAAAATCACAGTATATTATTTAATATCTATTCCAATATTTTTTGGACTAATTATCCCATTAACTTTCATTATAAACAATGTAAGAGTTAATTTTCATAAATACGAATGGCTAGAATTAGGTAATGTATTTTTAAACTCATTCTATGTAGCATTCATATCATCAATAATAATCACGATTACTGCATTTTTTATTCTGTGTGTAAAAAGATATACTAATAGCAAAAATATTAAAATAGCAACTAGTTTCTTAAGCACTGGATATGCAATTCCTGGAGCTATAATTGGACTGTCGGTTATGTTAATAATTCAGTATTTAAACCCAAATCTCAACTTTTTAATGGGAACAATAAGCCTTTTGATTTATGCATACATTTTTAGATTTATAGCGGTTGCAATCTTTCCTTTAGAATCAAGCTTCCAACAACAACCAATGAAATTTGACCAATTAGGGAAGACACTAAACCTCACTACTTTTGAAATCTTTAAAAAAATTAATTTTCCTTTAAGTAAATTTGCAATTATCTCTTCATTTTTACTTGTATTTATTGATGTATTTAAAGAATTACCATTAACATTAATCTTAAGACCTTTTAATTATGAAACGCTTGCAACACAAGCATATCAATATGCACATGAAGAAATGTTATCATACTCAAGTATTTAT